Proteins co-encoded in one Musa acuminata AAA Group cultivar baxijiao unplaced genomic scaffold, Cavendish_Baxijiao_AAA HiC_scaffold_1077, whole genome shotgun sequence genomic window:
- the LOC135666175 gene encoding uncharacterized protein LOC135666175 — MSAAAIACSRGAATFGFRCWSLMRLPAAQVGYPRSNLSLLQRFTSDESNGSRACLIDTLALVKKLEKEGVPSKQAEAITKVLNEIARSLGSKPEIQRDQHYPMLQRETEENLRVDIEKMRSELRSGLH; from the exons ATGTCTGCGGCGGCTATCGCCTGCAGTAGAGGCGCCGCCACGTTCGGGTTTCGTTGCTGGTCGCTGATGCGGCTGCCGGCGGCGCAAGTCGGGTACCCTCGGTCCAATTTATCGCTGCTGCAGCGCTTCACTTCGGACGAGAGCAACGGGAGTAGGGCTTGCCTTATCGACACGCTCGCTCTG GTCAAGAAGTTGGAGAAGGAAGGGGTCCCGTCGAAGCAAGCGGAGGCCATAACGAAGGTTTTGAACGAGATCGCCCGCTCCCTTGGGTCCAAGCCCGAGATACAGAGG GATCAACACTATCCAATGCTGCAACGAGAGACTGAAGAAAATCTTCGAGTTGATATCGAGAAAATGCGTAGTGAACTTAGGTCTGGTTTGCATTGA